One window of Flavobacteriales bacterium genomic DNA carries:
- a CDS encoding DUF2461 domain-containing protein — protein sequence MTTTPIRIAPTTLKFLADLDKHNDRDWFLAHKERYQAALENMRDFADALIERMNRHDRIETASGKASLQRIYNDQRFHKERPPYKARFGGGLARVKPALRGGYYFSIKPGASFIACGFFAPEAADLKRIRMDILYDHETWERLLKGKALRKHLGTIEGDQLKTAPRGFPKDHAAIDLLRRTQFLFRHSFTDKEVLAPGFADTVNASFKTIRPLFDHMSEVLTTDENGNPL from the coding sequence ATGACCACAACGCCGATCCGCATCGCGCCAACAACGCTGAAATTCCTTGCCGACCTCGACAAACACAACGACCGCGATTGGTTCCTTGCCCACAAGGAGCGCTACCAAGCCGCTTTGGAGAACATGCGCGACTTCGCGGATGCCTTGATCGAGCGGATGAACCGGCACGACCGGATCGAAACAGCATCAGGAAAGGCGAGCCTCCAGCGCATCTACAATGACCAGCGCTTCCACAAGGAGCGCCCGCCGTACAAAGCGCGTTTCGGCGGCGGGCTGGCGCGGGTGAAACCGGCCTTGCGCGGAGGCTATTACTTCAGCATCAAGCCAGGTGCTTCGTTCATCGCGTGCGGCTTCTTCGCCCCGGAAGCGGCGGACCTGAAACGCATCCGCATGGACATCCTGTATGATCATGAAACATGGGAAAGGCTTTTGAAAGGAAAGGCCTTGCGCAAGCATTTGGGTACGATTGAAGGGGATCAACTCAAGACCGCGCCGCGTGGCTTTCCGAAGGACCACGCAGCCATCGACCTGTTGCGGCGCACGCAGTTCCTGTTCCGCCATTCCTTCACGGACAAGGAGGTTCTGGCACCCGGTTTCGCGGATACCGTGAACGCCAGTTTCAAAACCATAAGACCCTTGTTCGACCACATGAGCGAGGTGCTCACCACGGACGAGAACGGGAACC